In Macadamia integrifolia cultivar HAES 741 chromosome 12, SCU_Mint_v3, whole genome shotgun sequence, the following are encoded in one genomic region:
- the LOC122057222 gene encoding transcriptional regulator TAC1-like, whose product MEVDPTSPENSDQVPAGGISSEQYGPTPTHQVRSYECTFCKRGFSNAQALGGHMNIHRRDRAKLKEPSSIKKDHSSSPPLLPVISTEPSSLELEYSEDKAAASTLRQTWPITGEFRQLQLFSERPSSSDQRHKLSRSGVKETQVTTDSSSADEELDLELRLGHDS is encoded by the coding sequence ATGGAAGTAGATCCTACTAGTCCAGAGAATTCCGACCAGGTACCTGCAGGAGGCATCTCATCAGAACAATACGGCCCCACCCCAACCCATCAGGTAAGGTCTTACGAGTGCACCTTTTGCAAGAGAGGCTTCTCTAACGCACAGGCGCTTGGGGGTCATATGAATATCCATCGAAGAGATAGGGCCAAGCTCAAAGAACCCAGCTCCATCAAGAAAGATCAttcctcttctcctcctcttcttccggTGATTTCTACGGAACCCAGTTCTTTAGAATTGGAGTATAGTGAAGACAAGGCAGCTGCTTCCACCCTAAGGCAGACATGGCCGATTACTGGAGAATTCCGGCAGCTCCAGTTGTTTTCTGAGAGACCATCAAGCAGTGATCAACGTCACAAGTTATCAAGAAGTGGTGTAAAGGAGACACAGGTGACCACTGATAGTTCTTCCGCCGATGAGGAATTGGACCTGGAGCTTAGGTTGGGACATGATTCCTGA
- the LOC122058301 gene encoding uncharacterized protein LOC122058301: protein MSPHRETSQGIQDPFKSWKIFTTAADRSGEILSLLMKGALVIFFLVSISLVFFSAFSDQNHWFRCPQCDGIIRNFGRKGIIPVATVDLGHEITNISHIQFGIGGSVKSWKDRRHYSELWWKPNITRGFVWLDERWPENETWPEASPPYRVSEDSSRFKYTSMYGSRSAVRIARIVLESFRLGLENVRWFVMGDDDTVFFVENLVTVLSKYDHRQMYYIGGISESVEQDVIHSYGMAYGGGGFAISYPLAAELVRVLDGCIDRYASFYGSDQKIQACVTEIGVPITNELGFHQVDIRGDPYGLLAAHPMAPLVTLHHLDYVPPLFPAATEKGRSQIESLRKLREAYEVDPGRTLQQSICYDLERNWSLSIGWGFTVQLYPSILTAKQLQTTLQTFQTWRSWSNEPFTFNTRALSSDPCERPLFYFFDGVEVEEKGKSVTSYSWFVSEPDKVCEKPHYAPALAVQSINISAPRLNPDHWKKAPRRQCCEIVKRRDGKKADSVIEATIRSCHPGESVTPP from the exons atgtctcCGCACAGAGAAACGAGTCAGGGGATTCAGGACCCGTTTAAATCCTGGAAAATATTCACCACCGCGGCTGACAGAAGCGGCGAGATTTTATCACTATTGATGAAAGGAGCcctcgtcatcttcttcttggtttCGATTTCTCTCGTCTTCTTTTCCGCTTTCTCCGACCAGAACCACTGGTTCAGATGCCCACAATGCGACGGCATCATCAGGAATTTCGGTCGAAAGGGCATAATTCCTGTGGCCACCGTTGATCTTGGTCATGAAATTACCAACATTTCCCACATCCAATTCGGAATCGGAGGTTCAGTAAAGTCATGGAAAGATCGCCGGCATTACAGCGAGTTATGGTGGAAACCCAACATCACACGCGGCTTCGTCTGGCTCGACGAGCGGTGGCCTGAGAACGAGACCTGGCCGGAAGCTTCGCCACCGTATAGAGTGTCGGAGGACTCATCGAGGTTCAAGTATACCAGTATGTACGGTTCCCGTTCCGCAGTTCGGATCGCTCGAATCGTGTTGGAGAGTTTCCGGTTAGGGTTAGAGAATGTGAGATGGTTCGTGATGGGAGACGATGATACTGTCTTCTTCGTGGAGAACCTAGTTACTGTACTGTCCAAGTACGATCACCGTCAGATGTACTACATCGGAGGGATCTCGGAGAGTGTGGAGCAAGATGTGATTCACTCTTACGGCATGGCTTACGGTGGCGGTGGTTTCGCGATCAGTTACCCTCTCGCAGCTGAGCTTGTTAGGGTTCTTGACGGTTGCATTGACCGTTACGCCTCTTTCTACGGCTCTGATCAGAAGATTCAAGCTTGTGTAACTGAAATTGGGGTCCCAATCACCAATGAGCTCGGCTTCCatcag GTTGATATACGAGGAGACCCGTACGGATTACTAGCGGCGCACCCGATGGCACCGCTGGTGACGCTGCACCATCTGGATTATGTGCCGCCGCTGTTCCCGGCGGCGACGGAAAAGGGACGGAGCCAGATTGAGTCGTTGAGAAAATTGAGGGAGGCGTATGAGGTAGATCCAGGGAGGACATTGCAACAGAGTATATGTTACGATCTGGAGAGGAATTGGTCTTTGTCCATTGGGTGGGGTTTCACGGTTCAATTGTATCCGTCGATTTTAACGGCGAAGCAACTGCAGACGACACTTCAGACGTTCCAGACTTGGAGGAGCTGGAGTAACGAGCCCTTCACTTTCAATACCAGGGCTTTGAGCTCTGACCCGTGTGAGCGTCCACTCTTTTACTTCTTTGACGGGGTGGAAgtggaagaaaagggaaagtcGGTAACCTCTTACAGTTGGTTCGTTTCTGAACCGGACAAGGTCTGTGAAAAGCCTCATTACGCCCCTGCTTTGGCTGTGCAATCCATCAACATCTCCGCTCCCAGGCTGAATCCTGACCATTGGAAAAAG